One Frankia alni ACN14a DNA window includes the following coding sequences:
- a CDS encoding CoA transferase → MSPIPHDQATGEGPLAGLSVVDLSTTMAGAFATQFLAEAGADVVLVEPPGGSPLRAEAAWPAVAGGKRSVVLDLHDPADRARLDGLTAGADALVTTMRPRAAERLGLTASRLGALNPRLVSVAITGWGSTGPWADLKGYEGMVMAKLGLFHAKQGMVTRPGPAFVSVPFASWGAAHSAVQGLLGALLERESSGLGQHVETDLVRGVLMLDTWAWFQRLVGLRWPDAYTTVDAATSDGEPGGALIYPLLVGPTKDGHWLQFAQVQPRLFGAMLHEFDMIEMLADPKWKGFPFLETPRLRTELWEYMLAKVASRTLAEWRHVFDTNPDINAEIFRAGVGALDHPQIRHDGRDAVVEDPERGPVRRPSTLVHLDGGPLAAPRPAPRLDEHGPGLRATHAAGTPTPAAIAPAESGAATSGAATSGAADSGAAEPGAVEARGDEDAGLSGLPLAGLTVLEFGVMFAAPFGATMLTDLGARVIKVESLEGDEIRRILPFPEAGGARVLQGKESVALDLGTDEGRRLVRRLVRHADIVLQGFRAGAAERAGIDATTLREINPDLVYVNAPGYGTDGPFGHRPAYAPSIGAAIGLALAEAPDAAGATGTMRDVKLAANRLFAASAVLNLQADGIAALGVASTMLLGALARRRGRPLPPVTVTMLGTGTHALLDRVVDYAGRPASPTVDPDGNGFHALYRMYPTARGLLFLAAPSDRQWRELAAALADAASADTASADTASADTASADTASADTASAAGAGLADAVAALGDDGYATAAGRAARDAELAALLATILATRAAADWERLLTAADVGAVEVAEVAPEQLLLTDDTLGAEYGAQAESPVFEEHLRIGPPVRFSRSATQARGGCLTGAHTDAVLRELLGLGDAELARLREAKVIG, encoded by the coding sequence ATGAGCCCCATCCCGCACGACCAGGCCACGGGAGAGGGTCCGTTAGCCGGACTGTCGGTCGTGGACCTGTCGACGACGATGGCGGGTGCGTTCGCCACCCAGTTCCTGGCCGAGGCCGGCGCCGACGTCGTCCTGGTGGAACCGCCCGGCGGGAGCCCGCTGCGGGCGGAGGCGGCCTGGCCGGCGGTCGCCGGCGGCAAGCGCAGCGTCGTGCTCGACCTCCACGACCCCGCGGACCGGGCCCGGCTCGACGGGCTGACCGCCGGGGCCGACGCGCTGGTGACGACCATGCGCCCGCGCGCCGCCGAGCGGCTCGGTCTCACCGCGTCCCGGCTCGGCGCGCTCAACCCGCGCCTGGTCAGCGTGGCGATCACCGGCTGGGGCTCGACCGGACCGTGGGCCGACCTCAAGGGCTACGAGGGCATGGTGATGGCGAAGCTGGGCCTGTTCCACGCCAAGCAGGGGATGGTCACCCGCCCCGGCCCGGCGTTCGTCTCCGTCCCGTTCGCGAGCTGGGGCGCGGCGCACAGCGCGGTGCAGGGGCTGCTCGGCGCGCTGCTCGAACGGGAGTCCAGTGGCCTGGGCCAGCACGTCGAGACCGACCTGGTGCGCGGCGTGCTCATGCTCGACACGTGGGCCTGGTTCCAGCGGCTGGTCGGGCTGCGCTGGCCGGACGCCTACACCACGGTCGACGCGGCCACCTCGGACGGCGAGCCGGGCGGCGCCCTGATCTACCCGCTGCTCGTCGGTCCGACGAAGGACGGCCACTGGCTGCAGTTCGCCCAGGTCCAGCCGCGGCTGTTCGGCGCGATGCTGCACGAGTTCGACATGATCGAGATGCTCGCCGACCCGAAGTGGAAGGGCTTCCCGTTCCTGGAGACCCCACGGCTGCGCACCGAGCTGTGGGAGTACATGTTGGCCAAGGTCGCCTCGCGCACCCTCGCCGAGTGGCGCCACGTCTTCGACACCAACCCCGACATCAACGCCGAGATCTTCCGCGCCGGCGTCGGCGCGCTCGATCACCCACAGATCCGCCACGACGGTCGGGACGCCGTCGTCGAGGACCCGGAGCGCGGCCCCGTGCGCCGCCCGTCGACCCTGGTCCACCTCGATGGCGGGCCGCTCGCCGCGCCGCGCCCGGCGCCCCGCCTCGACGAGCACGGGCCGGGCCTGCGCGCCACCCACGCCGCTGGCACCCCCACCCCGGCCGCCATCGCGCCCGCCGAGTCCGGTGCGGCGACGTCAGGTGCGGCGACGTCAGGTGCGGCCGACTCCGGTGCGGCGGAGCCAGGTGCGGTCGAGGCCCGTGGCGACGAGGACGCCGGGTTGTCGGGGCTGCCGCTGGCCGGCCTGACGGTGCTGGAGTTCGGCGTCATGTTCGCGGCGCCGTTCGGCGCGACGATGCTCACCGACCTCGGCGCGCGCGTCATCAAGGTCGAGTCCCTGGAGGGCGACGAGATCCGCCGGATCCTGCCGTTCCCGGAGGCCGGCGGCGCCCGCGTCCTGCAGGGCAAGGAGAGCGTCGCCCTCGACCTCGGCACCGACGAGGGCCGGCGGCTGGTCCGCCGGCTGGTGCGCCACGCCGACATCGTGCTGCAGGGCTTCCGCGCCGGCGCGGCCGAACGGGCCGGGATCGACGCGACGACGCTGCGCGAGATCAACCCGGACCTGGTCTACGTGAACGCGCCCGGCTACGGCACCGACGGCCCGTTCGGCCACCGTCCGGCGTACGCCCCGTCGATCGGCGCGGCGATCGGCCTCGCCCTCGCGGAGGCACCGGACGCCGCCGGCGCCACCGGCACGATGCGCGACGTCAAGCTGGCCGCCAACCGGCTGTTCGCCGCGTCCGCGGTGCTCAACCTGCAGGCGGACGGGATCGCCGCGCTCGGCGTCGCGTCGACGATGCTGCTCGGCGCGCTCGCCCGCCGCCGCGGCCGCCCGCTTCCCCCGGTGACCGTCACCATGCTCGGCACCGGCACGCACGCCCTGCTGGACCGGGTCGTCGACTACGCGGGCCGGCCGGCGTCCCCGACGGTCGACCCGGACGGCAACGGCTTCCACGCGCTGTACCGGATGTACCCGACCGCCCGCGGCCTGCTGTTCCTCGCCGCCCCGAGCGACCGACAGTGGCGCGAGCTGGCCGCCGCGCTCGCCGACGCGGCCAGTGCGGACACGGCCAGTGCGGACACGGCCAGTGCGGACACGGCCAGTGCGGACACGGCCAGTGCGGACACGGCCAGTGCGGCCGGCGCCGGCCTGGCGGACGCCGTCGCGGCGCTGGGCGACGACGGCTACGCCACCGCCGCCGGGCGCGCCGCGCGCGACGCCGAGCTCGCCGCGCTGCTGGCGACGATCCTCGCCACCCGCGCCGCCGCCGACTGGGAGCGGCTGCTGACGGCCGCGGACGTGGGCGCCGTCGAGGTCGCCGAGGTCGCGCCCGAGCAGCTCCTGCTCACCGACGACACCCTCGGCGCGGAGTACGGCGCCCAGGCCGAGAGCCCGGTGTTCGAGGAGCACCTGCGGATCGGCCCGCCGGTGCGTTTCTCCCGCTCGGCGACCCAGGCCCGGGGCGGCTGCCTGACCGGCGCCCACACCGACGCGGTCCTGCGCGAGCTTCTCGGCCTCGGCGACGCCGAGCTGGCCCGGCTGCGCGAGGCCAAGGTCATCGGCTGA
- a CDS encoding acyl-CoA dehydrogenase family protein has product MEFVFTEEQDGLRSMVRDLLAETSPEAEVRRLMQTPDGFDPAVWRGLAELGLTGLAIPEHYGGAGFGPVEVGVVMEEAGAALLCAPYLSTVVLAPEALLAAGDEAANKAYLPGIADGSLRATFAAGEHLAAGEHAAGGHPAGASVAASVSPADGGWRVTGTVGHVVDGASADVVLVVAAAPGGPSLFGVEADAAGLTRTPTATMDATRRQARLAFDAAPARLVGAEGAGAGVRARVRDVAATQLAAEQVGGAQRVLDMAVEYAKLRVQFGRPIGSFQAIKHRCADLLLRVESARSAAYHALWAAADGAADLPVAARLAGAYCSTAFYTCAEENILIHGGIGYTWEHPAHLYLRRAAADRVMFGDPATHRAALADLLGV; this is encoded by the coding sequence ATGGAGTTCGTCTTCACCGAGGAGCAGGACGGGCTGCGGTCCATGGTCCGGGACCTGCTGGCCGAGACCTCGCCCGAGGCCGAGGTCCGTCGGCTGATGCAGACCCCGGACGGGTTCGATCCGGCCGTCTGGCGTGGGCTCGCCGAGCTCGGGCTGACCGGGCTCGCGATCCCCGAGCACTACGGGGGCGCCGGCTTCGGACCGGTCGAGGTCGGAGTCGTGATGGAGGAGGCAGGCGCGGCGCTGCTGTGCGCGCCGTACCTGTCGACGGTCGTGCTGGCCCCCGAGGCGCTGCTCGCGGCCGGCGACGAGGCCGCGAACAAGGCGTACCTGCCCGGCATCGCCGACGGGTCGCTGCGCGCGACCTTCGCCGCCGGGGAGCATCTCGCCGCCGGGGAGCACGCCGCCGGGGGGCATCCTGCCGGCGCGTCGGTCGCGGCGAGCGTCTCACCAGCGGACGGCGGCTGGCGGGTGACCGGCACGGTCGGGCACGTGGTCGACGGTGCGAGCGCCGACGTCGTGCTGGTGGTCGCGGCGGCACCGGGCGGGCCGAGCCTGTTCGGCGTCGAGGCGGACGCCGCCGGACTCACCCGGACGCCCACCGCGACGATGGACGCCACCCGCCGGCAGGCGAGGCTGGCCTTCGACGCGGCACCGGCCCGGCTGGTCGGCGCCGAGGGAGCCGGCGCGGGGGTGCGGGCCCGGGTGCGCGACGTCGCCGCGACCCAGCTCGCCGCCGAGCAGGTCGGCGGCGCGCAGCGGGTGCTCGACATGGCCGTGGAGTACGCCAAGCTGCGGGTCCAGTTCGGCCGGCCGATCGGCTCCTTCCAGGCGATCAAGCACCGGTGCGCCGACCTGCTGCTGCGGGTCGAATCGGCCCGCTCGGCCGCCTACCACGCGCTGTGGGCCGCGGCCGACGGCGCGGCGGACCTCCCGGTGGCGGCCCGGTTGGCGGGGGCCTACTGCTCGACGGCGTTCTACACCTGCGCCGAGGAGAACATCCTGATCCACGGCGGCATCGGCTACACGTGGGAGCACCCCGCGCACCTCTATCTCAGGCGGGCCGCCGCCGACCGGGTCATGTTCGGCGACCCGGCCACCCACCGCGCCGCCCTCGCCGACCTGCTTGGCGTGTGA
- a CDS encoding FadR/GntR family transcriptional regulator: MTSPEAVAAAAAAGVEPIRIPRRVERSARTSEVVAASIRSQIARGELKAGDRFPPEDELMEVFGIARTTLREALRILEAEGLVTVLRGRRGGPRVTTPTVEHMTRMFALLLQIEGVALTDVHDALAVVEPPLAGRLAASHTPKALAELTAAIDAAAAAAGVEDDGTAFGEAAAAVHHTLLRNAGNTSLSILGQLLHEVIAQYYRRSGQHATAAERRRAIRSYRKFLGLVTAGDSAAAEEHWNLLMHYPDRRNKQRVDLYS, encoded by the coding sequence ATGACCTCGCCCGAGGCCGTTGCCGCCGCTGCCGCGGCCGGGGTGGAGCCGATTCGGATCCCGCGCCGGGTCGAACGCAGCGCGCGGACCTCCGAGGTTGTGGCCGCCTCGATCCGGTCGCAGATCGCCCGCGGCGAGCTGAAGGCGGGTGACCGGTTCCCGCCGGAGGACGAGCTGATGGAGGTCTTCGGCATCGCCCGCACCACCCTGCGGGAGGCGCTGCGGATCCTGGAGGCCGAGGGCCTCGTCACCGTGCTGCGCGGGCGCCGCGGCGGGCCGCGGGTCACCACCCCGACCGTCGAGCACATGACCAGGATGTTCGCCCTGCTGCTCCAGATCGAGGGCGTGGCGCTGACCGACGTCCACGACGCGCTCGCCGTGGTCGAACCGCCGCTGGCGGGCCGGCTGGCCGCGAGTCACACGCCCAAGGCGCTCGCCGAGCTCACCGCGGCGATCGACGCCGCCGCGGCCGCGGCCGGTGTCGAGGACGACGGGACGGCGTTCGGCGAGGCCGCGGCCGCCGTGCACCACACGCTGCTGCGCAACGCCGGCAACACGTCCCTGTCGATCCTCGGCCAGCTCCTGCACGAGGTGATCGCGCAGTACTACCGCCGCTCCGGCCAGCACGCCACCGCCGCCGAGCGCCGCCGCGCGATCAGGTCGTATCGGAAGTTCCTCGGGCTGGTCACCGCGGGCGACTCCGCCGCTGCCGAGGAGCACTGGAACCTGCTCATGCACTACCCCGACCGCCGCAACAAGCAGCGCGTCGACCTCTACTCCTGA
- a CDS encoding SDR family oxidoreductase: MQVAGKKAILVGGASGMARATAQRLREQGASVAILDLPKSAGSEVAAALGATFHPVDVTDDAAAEAAVAEAVGALGGLHIAVNTAGGGVAKRTIAKEGPHPLAEFRRVVELNLIATFNLNRLQAWAMKDNEPEEDERGVIINTASIAAFEGQIGQVAYTAAKAGIAGMALTMARDLGGVGIRVLTIAPSLFSTGLTEGIPDRAAEALTKDAAFPKRMGRPDEYARLALAIVENPMLNGGTIRLDAGQRFAPR; encoded by the coding sequence ATGCAGGTCGCTGGGAAGAAGGCCATTCTGGTCGGTGGCGCGTCGGGGATGGCACGGGCGACGGCGCAGCGTCTGCGCGAGCAGGGCGCGAGCGTCGCGATCCTCGACCTGCCGAAGTCGGCGGGCTCGGAGGTGGCGGCGGCGCTGGGGGCGACGTTTCACCCGGTCGACGTCACCGACGACGCGGCGGCCGAGGCGGCGGTGGCGGAGGCCGTCGGCGCTCTCGGCGGGCTGCACATCGCGGTCAACACGGCCGGCGGCGGAGTGGCGAAGCGGACCATCGCCAAGGAGGGCCCGCACCCGCTGGCGGAGTTCCGTCGCGTCGTCGAGCTGAACCTGATCGCCACGTTCAACCTCAACCGGTTGCAGGCGTGGGCGATGAAGGACAACGAGCCGGAGGAGGACGAGCGCGGCGTCATCATCAACACCGCGTCGATCGCGGCGTTCGAGGGCCAGATCGGCCAGGTCGCCTACACTGCGGCCAAGGCCGGCATCGCCGGGATGGCACTGACGATGGCCCGCGACCTCGGCGGTGTCGGCATCCGGGTGCTGACGATCGCCCCGAGCCTGTTCAGCACCGGGCTCACCGAGGGCATCCCGGACCGGGCCGCCGAGGCGCTCACGAAGGACGCGGCGTTCCCGAAGCGGATGGGCCGTCCCGACGAGTACGCCAGACTGGCGCTGGCGATCGTGGAGAACCCGATGCTCAACGGCGGCACCATCCGCCTCGACGCCGGCCAGCGCTTCGCCCCCAGGTAG
- a CDS encoding acyl-CoA dehydrogenase family protein, which produces MTAEHAAEHTTERMAADGGDAGDPRARVRAWLRANWDTSLTLAAWWRRLADAGYAYPSWPAGLGGLGLSPDDARDVLAELAAARVIGAPAGIGQGLGAGTLLAHGTPEQWARLLPGLATGQEAWVQLFSEPGSGSDLASLSTRAVLDGDEWVVNGQKVWSSGALSADRGMLLARTNVDVPKHDGITFLIIDLDQPGVEVRPLRQMSGDAHFCEVFLTDARVPADRVVGAVDDGWRVARTTLLLERSGLGGEGLAGLRLVEGGRRSGNLDRVVADVLAAPAPNQRAGFFLPPEAMIALARERGRGADPVIRQALADYYVEAEVIRLNAQRVRAAAQAGRLPGAAGSTLKLAISLHGRRYRDLMLSLVGPDATLVDADGPDDGRLHATYYWSFAGAIGGGTDEIQRNVISEQVLGLPKDADAGRNVPYRELRVGTQRR; this is translated from the coding sequence GTGACGGCGGAGCACGCGGCGGAGCACACGACCGAACGGATGGCGGCGGACGGCGGTGACGCGGGCGACCCGCGGGCGCGGGTGCGCGCGTGGTTACGGGCGAACTGGGACACCTCGCTGACCCTCGCCGCCTGGTGGCGGCGGCTCGCTGACGCCGGCTACGCCTACCCCTCCTGGCCGGCCGGCCTCGGCGGTCTCGGGCTGTCGCCGGACGATGCCCGCGACGTGCTGGCCGAGCTGGCCGCCGCGCGGGTGATCGGGGCCCCGGCCGGGATCGGCCAGGGGCTGGGCGCCGGCACCCTGCTGGCGCACGGCACGCCCGAGCAGTGGGCCCGCCTCCTGCCCGGGCTGGCGACCGGGCAGGAGGCGTGGGTCCAGCTCTTCAGCGAACCCGGCTCCGGCTCGGACCTCGCCAGCCTGTCGACCCGGGCGGTGCTCGACGGCGACGAGTGGGTGGTCAACGGGCAGAAGGTCTGGTCGTCCGGCGCGCTGAGCGCCGACCGCGGCATGCTGCTCGCCCGCACCAACGTCGACGTCCCCAAGCACGACGGGATCACCTTCCTGATCATCGACCTGGACCAGCCGGGGGTCGAGGTTCGACCGTTGCGGCAGATGAGCGGCGACGCGCACTTCTGCGAGGTCTTCCTCACCGACGCCCGGGTGCCCGCCGACCGGGTGGTCGGCGCGGTCGACGACGGCTGGCGGGTCGCCCGTACGACGTTGCTGCTCGAACGCTCGGGCCTCGGCGGGGAGGGCCTCGCCGGCCTGCGGCTGGTCGAGGGCGGCCGTCGGTCGGGCAACCTCGACCGGGTGGTCGCCGACGTCCTCGCTGCCCCGGCACCGAACCAGCGCGCGGGCTTCTTCCTGCCCCCCGAGGCGATGATCGCGCTGGCCCGGGAGCGCGGCCGCGGCGCCGACCCGGTGATCCGCCAGGCGCTCGCCGACTACTACGTCGAGGCCGAGGTGATCCGGCTCAACGCGCAGCGGGTCAGGGCGGCCGCCCAGGCCGGCCGGCTTCCCGGTGCCGCCGGGTCGACGCTGAAGCTGGCGATCAGCCTGCACGGCCGCCGCTACCGCGACCTGATGCTCTCGCTCGTCGGCCCGGACGCGACCCTGGTCGACGCCGACGGCCCGGACGACGGCCGGCTGCACGCCACCTACTACTGGAGCTTCGCCGGCGCGATCGGCGGCGGCACCGACGAGATCCAGCGCAACGTGATCTCCGAGCAGGTCCTCGGCCTGCCCAAGGATGCCGACGCCGGCCGCAACGTGCCCTATCGCGAGCTCAGGGTCGGCACCCAACGCCGCTGA
- a CDS encoding FAS1-like dehydratase domain-containing protein, with translation MTVDADGAPRVGDADDETSGETGGETGAERFGVLTDAALARSRRRVGVLRPGAGRPHNHEVTWDAARHFAYGYGDDNPLYCDPEYAKNTRWGTLIAPPTFLYTMGENIVRAADPETKALLKGDPFAGLGSYQAVMEFEWWRPFALGDRARTIHSQVGVTAKRSSFGGRTAHVTNETIYSNDRGELTCLQRGTWVNAERHTSRERRKERELPEPYTPEQLAEIDAAYAAETRRGGTPRYFEDVEIGEELPTKVKGPLTTTDVVVWHLGWGMQLTPPGTFRLAYQVRRKAPGLYPPNALNIPDTVQRLHWEPQRARELGLATSYDYGGMRETWLCHLLTDWVGDDGWLWKLSAQHRRFNFVGDTTWVGGKVVDKRQVDGRSEVHIELQCTNQRGVVTSPATAVVLLPTRDEPVVTLPAPPRDTLEAMIEYEIERIRQQESVAERTEQSS, from the coding sequence ATGACGGTCGATGCCGACGGTGCGCCGCGGGTGGGCGACGCGGACGACGAGACCAGCGGGGAGACGGGCGGCGAGACGGGCGCGGAGAGGTTCGGGGTGCTCACCGACGCGGCGCTCGCGCGGTCCCGCCGGCGCGTCGGCGTGCTGCGCCCCGGCGCGGGGCGGCCGCACAACCACGAGGTGACCTGGGACGCCGCCCGGCACTTCGCCTACGGCTACGGCGACGACAACCCGCTGTACTGCGACCCGGAGTACGCCAAGAACACCCGCTGGGGCACGCTGATCGCCCCGCCGACCTTCCTCTACACGATGGGCGAGAACATCGTCCGCGCGGCCGACCCGGAGACGAAGGCGCTGCTCAAGGGCGACCCGTTCGCCGGCCTCGGGTCCTACCAGGCGGTCATGGAGTTCGAGTGGTGGCGCCCGTTCGCCCTCGGCGACCGGGCCCGGACCATCCACTCCCAGGTCGGCGTCACCGCCAAGCGCAGCTCGTTCGGCGGCCGCACCGCCCACGTCACGAACGAGACGATCTACAGCAACGACCGCGGCGAGCTCACCTGCCTGCAGCGCGGCACGTGGGTGAACGCGGAGCGGCACACCTCGCGGGAGCGCAGGAAGGAGCGCGAGCTGCCCGAGCCGTACACCCCCGAGCAGCTCGCCGAGATCGACGCGGCGTACGCGGCGGAGACCCGGCGCGGCGGCACCCCCCGCTACTTCGAGGACGTCGAGATCGGCGAGGAGCTGCCGACGAAGGTGAAGGGCCCGCTGACGACGACCGACGTGGTCGTCTGGCACCTGGGCTGGGGCATGCAGCTCACCCCGCCCGGCACCTTCCGGCTCGCCTACCAGGTCCGCCGCAAGGCCCCGGGGCTCTACCCGCCGAACGCCCTCAACATCCCGGACACGGTGCAGCGGCTGCACTGGGAGCCGCAGCGGGCGCGGGAACTGGGCCTGGCGACCTCCTACGACTACGGCGGCATGCGCGAGACGTGGCTGTGCCACCTGCTGACCGACTGGGTCGGCGACGACGGCTGGCTGTGGAAGCTCTCCGCGCAGCACCGCCGGTTCAACTTCGTCGGCGACACGACGTGGGTCGGGGGCAAGGTCGTCGACAAGCGGCAGGTCGACGGGCGCAGCGAGGTCCACATCGAGCTCCAGTGCACCAACCAGCGCGGCGTCGTCACCTCACCCGCGACGGCCGTCGTCCTGCTCCCGACCCGCGACGAGCCGGTCGTCACCCTGCCCGCCCCACCCCGCGACACCCTGGAGGCGATGATCGAGTACGAGATCGAACGCATCCGCCAGCAGGAGTCGGTGGCCGAGCGGACGGAGCAGTCGTCATGA
- a CDS encoding LLM class F420-dependent oxidoreductase: MTTSLRIGVMSGGYNGRRLAEHARFIESLGYDSFWTGEAYGGDAVTALTWVAAHTERLRIGSSILQLDARTPSNTAMTAWALNQLSRGRFSLGLGVSGPQVVEGWHGRPFRFPLARTREYVTVIRRLLEEQGRIEFHGDHLSIPYDGPDATGLGKPLRPGFPRTKLPIYLAAMGPKNIAMATEIADGLLPLMWSPHRLKEIYGDLITAAAARNTAAGADGAAGAGADVAAAPFDIRPAVPVAVGDDIAACRDQVRPNLAFYLGGMGARTENFYANLIRRYGYEQDADTIQDLYLGGRREEAAAAIPDALVDELTLVGPPAAIADQLAVWESSGATGLLIRFADDRALRTVAEVAF; the protein is encoded by the coding sequence ATGACGACCAGCCTGCGCATCGGCGTCATGTCCGGTGGCTACAACGGCCGCAGGCTCGCCGAGCACGCGCGGTTCATCGAGTCGCTCGGCTACGACTCGTTCTGGACCGGCGAGGCCTACGGCGGCGACGCCGTCACCGCGCTGACCTGGGTCGCGGCGCACACCGAGCGCCTGCGCATCGGCTCGTCGATCCTGCAGCTCGACGCGCGCACGCCGTCGAACACGGCGATGACCGCCTGGGCGCTGAACCAGCTCAGCCGGGGCCGGTTCAGCCTGGGCCTGGGGGTGTCCGGGCCGCAGGTGGTCGAGGGCTGGCACGGCCGGCCGTTCCGGTTCCCGCTGGCGCGTACCCGGGAGTACGTGACGGTCATCCGCAGGCTGCTGGAGGAACAGGGCAGGATCGAGTTCCACGGCGACCACCTGAGCATCCCCTACGACGGCCCGGACGCCACCGGCCTCGGCAAGCCGCTACGCCCCGGCTTCCCGAGGACGAAGCTGCCGATCTACCTCGCCGCCATGGGCCCGAAGAACATCGCGATGGCGACGGAGATCGCGGACGGCCTGCTCCCGCTGATGTGGAGCCCGCACCGCCTCAAGGAGATCTACGGCGACCTCATCACCGCCGCGGCCGCCCGCAACACCGCCGCCGGAGCCGATGGCGCGGCCGGAGCCGGTGCCGACGTCGCCGCGGCGCCGTTCGACATTCGTCCGGCGGTCCCGGTCGCCGTCGGCGACGACATCGCCGCCTGCCGCGACCAGGTCCGCCCGAACCTCGCCTTCTACCTCGGCGGCATGGGGGCGCGCACCGAGAACTTCTACGCCAACCTGATCCGGCGCTACGGCTACGAGCAGGACGCCGACACGATCCAGGACCTCTACCTCGGCGGCCGCCGCGAGGAGGCGGCCGCCGCGATCCCCGACGCCCTCGTCGACGAGCTGACCCTCGTCGGGCCGCCGGCCGCCATCGCCGACCAGCTGGCCGTGTGGGAGAGCTCCGGTGCCACCGGCCTGCTGATCCGCTTCGCCGACGACAGGGCGCTGCGCACCGTCGCCGAGGTCGCCTTCTGA